The genomic window CAGAGAAATTAGACTTATACACAACAGCCATCACACGCGCTCATGGAAAAAATCATCCTGAAGCCTTTGATGTTCGCGACATGTACGTTGATTTAAAAGAAAAAACCGACGCTGCGAAGCCAAATCAACCGGATTTAAATTCAGAATTCACTGAACTTCGTGAAATTACAGACAACTACACAATCCCTGGGGACGTCTGCGAAACTTTTGCGGCTGTCTATAATATGTTAAAAGAAGCGAATTCAATCTATCTATCTTAAAACTTGATTGCCATCAATTACAAGTCACTCATTATTCGTTAAACTATATATATAAAGTCGAGTAACAAGCAAAAGAAAAGGAGAATATAATATGTCACAAGGAATTATTACTTTAGAAACTCTTTCATGTCCATCATGTATGCAAAAAATCGAAGGTGCCGTTAAATCATTGAACGGTGTTGATCAAGACAGCATCAAAGTTCTATTCAACTCAAGCAAAGTTAAAGTTCAGTTTGATGAAAACGTACTTGCAATTGAAGATATCGAAAAAGCAATTCAAGACATGGGTTACCCTGTTGTTAAGTCAAAAGTTAAAGTAGCTTAAGGCATAAGAAAAGCATCCGGAAAGTTAGATTCCAGATGCTTTTTTGTATGTAGTTGATTTGGGTGGTGACTTAGGCCAAACGGCGCTCCATTTGGCGTGAGTTGGGCCAACTTGCGACTTATCGCATACCCGTTTGGCGTGAGTTGGGCCAACTTGCGACTTATCGACACCCCATTCTTCCCGAGTTCGCATAACTCGAGACTTATCGACACCCCATTCTTCCCGAGTTTGAATAACTCGAGACTTATCGACACCCCATTCTTCCCGAGTTCGCATAACTCGAGACTTATCGACACCCCATTCTTCCCGAGTTCGCATAACTCGAGACTTATCGACACCCCATTCTTCCCGAGTTCGCATAACTCGAGACTTATCGACACCCCATTCTTCCCGAGTTCGGATAACTCGAGACTTATCGACACCCATTCTTCCCGAGTTCGGATAACTTTCATCATAAAAAATAACCATGCTTGTTTAACAAACATGGCTACTCTTTTTTTATTTAATTTTCTATACTTCTTCTGATTTCTTTCTTGAACTTGCGATTAGTCCTACTCCTGAAAGCACTGCTAAAGCGGCTGCTGAGAAGATTGCATATTGTTTCTCTTCACCGGTAGCTGGTAATAATCCGACACTACTTTGGTCAACGTCAGTGTTGTCGACTTGGATTGAACTTTCTTCATCTTCAACCTCTTCAGATTCTTCGCCCGTTTCACCTGAATCATCCGATCCTTCATCTGGTGTTTCAGTGTCACCTGGTTCCTCTGAACCTTCTTCGCCTTCTGATTCTCCCGGTTCACTTGGCGTTTCTGGTGTGTCTGGCGTTTCCGTTTCTCCCGGTACACCAGGTGTTTCGCTGTCATCTCCGCTTTCAACCGGTCCTCCATCTGCAGCGTAACGAATAATTGTGGCAGTTAATGGTGAAAGTGTAATTGATCCATCACCTAACACGACACCTTCTGGATTAAGAATCGCGTCTGTTCCAGCACGAAGCGCATCAACTATCACCTCTCCAGTTCCAATCACTTCAAAACCATCTGGGAAAGTAAACTCACGGTCTGTCTCGTCTGAGTTAATAAAGACAGCATAACGATTTCCATCTGAATCCGTCACTTCATAAGCAACTACTAAGTCGGTTTCTCCCATTTCAGGTGATGCAATAAAGCGAACATTTTCCTCCACTTTTTCTTGCGTCCCCCAGCGGAATCCATCGACTGAACGGCGTAAGTGAATCAAGCCTTTTGTATATTGTTGCGTTTGTGTATGAATTGGATACATTTCCTCATTCAAGGCCATGTTCCAATCAAATTTATTCACAGCATCCGTCGCATCATACGAATCATGGACAAAATACGGATACTCAAATGGATCTCCATTTTCATCTACAAGGTAGGTTGTCTTGTATGGCGCCTCATCGACCGTCGTTATATAATCTTCGTGACGGAATTGCTTGGTTCTACCAAACTCTTGCCCTGAATGGATAAACGGTGTGCCTTGAGATGTTAAAATCATCAAGTTACCTAAACGGATTCTTTGGTGAATCTCTTCGGCAAATTTGGCAGGATCTTTCTTAATCGATTGCGCAATCACATCGTGTAAAGTTAAATTATCGTGCGCCGCAATATACTGAATAATATCTCCTGGGTCATCCGCATTTACATTGCTTGGCAGCCCAATAATATTATTGAAAATGTCTTCCAGAACTTGCGCCCCACCTGTTAAGAACTTGGGTTGCCCTTCACTTCCGAAACCTGACTTCAGCATATTACGAATCTCATCTGAGAATACCGCTACCCCATCCGTTTGGTTCATCCACGATTGATCGGCCGGTTGTAACGGGTTGCCCTCGTCTCCAGCAAAGGTAATCCATCCTTCCCCTAACATCAATATATTTGGATTCAATTTAGCCCCTTCATCATAGGCCATTTGAATC from Aerococcaceae bacterium DSM 111021 includes these protein-coding regions:
- a CDS encoding cation transporter, producing the protein MSQGIITLETLSCPSCMQKIEGAVKSLNGVDQDSIKVLFNSSKVKVQFDENVLAIEDIEKAIQDMGYPVVKSKVKVA
- a CDS encoding iron-sulfur cluster repair di-iron protein, ric: MNTFTQYIDTHAEKLDLYTTAITRAHGKNHPEAFDVRDMYVDLKEKTDAAKPNQPDLNSEFTELREITDNYTIPGDVCETFAAVYNMLKEANSIYLS